The Theobroma cacao cultivar B97-61/B2 chromosome 1, Criollo_cocoa_genome_V2, whole genome shotgun sequence genome contains the following window.
catatttaaattttcgaACCAAGTTCTCTAAAAATGACAAGAATAATTGTGACCACGAAACTCATACAACTCGTTCTAAATTCCAAAATAAATACTGGATGACGACTTCAAATCTTGCCTAAATGACATAAATCCCAAGTATAATTAAAGTAAGGACTCATGAGAATTAGGATGATATCCAAACCGCTTACAAACTATTcgtacaatttttttttttttcagattcTATTGCATTTCTCTTTTGATAAAGGAAGCAATGGCCAAATAATAACCCGTCTATATATCTTAATTACTCTTAATAACATACAATCTTTCACCTAAATTTGGTAATTAAAATGTGGGGCTTGGGTAAAAAcattaattactaattaatcaaatgaCTTATGTTGCAAGATCTACTCTCTCTGTGTTAAGTAAATAATAGGACTTTTACTTAggttatattttatttcagaTACTGTTTTCCATGTTTTTCATAATATCCACCTTAATATTTCATCTattaaaaaaacttgtttATCTACTAACCTCAAACTCTAACATTAGGCTAAAAAATTCCagttaaaagaaaagttaagaaattacTTAAATGGCCAAGAACCTCTTATATATCATCATTATTATGTAACAATTGGTAGCCacaattttcaatatatatccTACatgaagatattttattttctaccCTTGAAAATGGCCTCTATAGAAagcaaatttttaattatttcatgttattttaTGAAGCTTAAAGCTTTATTATTTGATcgttactttaatttttaacaaaaaaaatttttttatgtgaaGAAAGGAGATTTGAGTTTAACTCTTTGAGTAAAGGGATATTTACATGCacttataataaaataaaatgcttGTGCGTTGATAATTATTTAGTTGAAACTTATTGCATCCAATgatatttcaatataaaaattctaaatttttgtCAATAATAGATAAAATCCTTGAATTGTAAAAAATCTCTAAATATGATATCATGTGTTAGGTCAGTCTCCAAAATTAATGGTTCGTTGATAGTTATTGACATACACCAGAGACCAGGCATTCTCTTCTTTAATGCAAATTAATAGATAATGAGTTAAAGTCACTCTGTCGGCCATCTTCATTAATCTGGTGTTACATTTCAGATCCTTAGCACTAATGTTACATTCAAAGAACTGTCTAATATATCTCAAGAAACAAGAAATGAGCATTACTTCATCTAATTAAGCTATACTGatatatttcttttacatCAAGTAGCTGATTCAACCCTGAAAACATCAGCTTCAGCCTTGACCCTCTTAATTTTTCTCATAGCTCCAACACCACAACTGTccagaagaagaaacagatATAATATCAGTGAACTGGAGAGATGAATAGGGAGATAACAATGGGGCAGATGGAGGCAGAGAGAGAGGGAGGTCTTACATTCAGAGTCCGTAGTTATCCAATTTCCTCTCCTGCCAGAGCAACGATTTAGGCCAACTGCATGTATAGGAGTTGAATTCAATGATACCATGTTGCAGGTTTGATCCTTTTTCAAAGAAGACGTCGCTGAAATTCCTGAAAAGGCAGAGGAAGTAGTGGAGCAGCTCTCTACATCCCATCTGAAACTTATCTTAGGAGAGTCATTGCTAAGTTGATCATCATCTGGCACTGATTTTAGAGCTCCACGGTTCCTGAAGTGCAAAACCTGGAGACAATTTCAAGTGCGTGCTTTAAGTACACTGCTAAGCTACCAATTAAGTAATAATTTAAGAGCAAAGATTAATTGTGAACACAACTTTCATACCTTTCTGCCAATGGACTTTCCTCTCTCTGATTTTGCTGCAGCAGCCCACCTCAACAACTCCTTCATTCTTGACATGGCTTTTGTTTTATCCCCTTTATGCTTGTCTTTCTTTCCACTGGTGCTACATTGATCATTTTTGTCAGTGGAGGATGATAATGCCGCGTCAATTAGCGGTAGAACTTTGTTCCCTGCATGAGTAGCCAAATCCGACTTGTGACCAACAACTAATCCTCTAGCAATATcttctttcttcatcttcatggGTTGGGCACAATGCTGTCTTCTGTGGGAGCTCCCGGTTCTTCTCAAATATATGGTACTATAGAAGCAAGCCTTTGCAGCATCTCTATTGCATAGAAATATAAATGGTTTAAACTTCTTACTTTTTGATCTTCTATGCTTAGACAAAATTATCTCCCTGGGTTTACcttcttgatctgaaaacaattgaaataatataaaaagaagaagaaagactTTAGTGAGTGAGACTAATTTGGACAATTGGTCGTGCTTGGGAAGAGTTTTTCTTACCTTCAGCAGTTTTCTTGTTGGAAGGACTAGTAGTATTTTGTTCTCCCTGTTCATGTGCCACCTTAAAGAGCCACTGAAGGATCTGCTGTAATTCACAATATTGAGGGACATATAAAAGCTTTGAGGACAATGTTACTCATCTTGTTATATCTGATTATAAGAGACGAAGCTCACCTGCATGTGCTGCTTGATATTTTGGGAATACTGCTAATAATAtagtattttaaattagtGAATGACTGAGAGAGAGGTGAGTGAGCAAATCCTGGTCAAATGGACAGCTCTGAGAGATCTATCTGTGCTGTCCGTATGCTGAAGATTCCTGTCTAAACAATGAGGCACTAGTGGAGATGAAGACAAAGAAAGTTGGAGTGAGTCTGAGGAAGATGGTGAGACAACCGAGCAGTGAGTGGGGAAGGGTTGGCTTGAGATTCACAGTAACATGggaattgttttataagactAAGAAATGTTCATGTGGTGGTTTTAGAGGGCGATTAGCATTAGCATTAATTAAGAACCAGAATGTGCTCTGTACTGCTGGCCCTTCTCTTTGCCATACACCTGTACGTCTGCAGTTGATGCATCCTGGGTGGTCCCAACTGCTTGGGCCTTTTCAGCTTTAACTGGATTAACTACGTTCTTTGCCTTGTAGACTCTACGTTAAGCAACAACGTTTTCCAATTAATTGGAACAACAACCTTCATCTGAATTGCTTTGGTCTTTCTCGTAAAGTTGCTCTCAACTTGCAATTAAGGTGCTAGCTCATGGAGCTCACAGCAAGCTATACTTGATGAAGTTTTAACATTATACCAACTATGAGAAACGTGTAATGTCAGAATACGATGTATATGATTCCAAAACATTGCTAGCAAGTGAGCAAAGAGATATTTTGGGACATTGAACGTGGAATGGTATCCGAAACGTTAATTGCTGCGGGGCAAGGACAATGACCAGTTGATCTGACATGACAGAGTAAAGAGATATGGCGCAGTAGTTAGTTGTCTATGTAGCAATGATGTCCAAAGGAATTTGAGGCCAATCTTTGCACGGTTGAAGCATGTGTCTCAAGCTTTCTAACCTTTCCTTCTCACACACAAATTCTGATGGAAGCTGTCAGGTGAATTGACGTATCACTGTGCTGTCCATTGCCTTGGCTTTTCCATGTCAACGTGGCGTCACTCGAGTGGCAAGAATGAGAGGGAATCAAGGAAGCTGCTCCCTTCCCTTCCCTACCCTTTCCTGTCTTACATAGAAACCACATGAACAAACAAACGAATCCACTGGAGCAACGTAGAATGGTTTATTTTTCAACCCTCCATTGCATGGGATTTTCCGGTGGAATGCCAGTCCACGTTCGTTTTGAAGCAATAACAAACTGCTATTCAAGTATTAAGTAGCCAGCAACATCATCCATAACTTATTGTACGTACAGTGACCACCTAGCCTTAACTTGCCTgctcaagaaagaaaaagtggaGGGTTctgtttattaattttaaagatattttttttttgtatgtaAAATATCTAGATATCCCTACGTTTCGACCAAAATTAGGTATCTATTAGTTTAGAAAATAGAGACTCAAACCCAAAATTCTTTAACACCATTAacagaaaaagtaaaaaaattaaaatattttttcctctttctctcaaattttctcttttttcaagCAATTGATTGGCCAAAGGCTCTCCCTTATGCCAGCCAATCACCTCGTGGCTAGATTTGGCACTCCTTGACTCCAAGGAACTCTAGATCTAGTGCGATCTAGAGTTCCAAATCCCTTCTAGAGTGGAGCTTTGGCACTCCCCTGAGGGAGCACAACAACTCACTCAAATGGGAGCTCCAATGCTCCCCTGAGGGAGCGCAACATTGACAATCCTTAAGGGAGAGCGAATCTGGCCGCATTCTCCTGAGGGAGCACAATGCATCCAACCAGAAAAGGCCAAATTAGGCTAGAGAAGGTAGGTAGGtaggattttttttcaaaaaaaaaattaaaaatgaaaaatgaaggtTTATATAGTATTGTAATTTTTGACATATTCGAGGGTCAAATTGTGTTGGCATATGCCCTTCAGCCAATTAGATCGGTCAAGGGATATAgattgtcatttaatgcatacttaattGCATAACTATATATGATAGaagttttccttcatgttagtgcaataatgAGGAGATATTAAGTGTTAATTGAATGAAGCTTatggaacataaaggccttacaatagaattgtaaagttgttacaattatgagatcactatgcatcaaagctatgttcctaaaattattcttggtcattgtattgtcaaaaCAAAGCATTaacaatgctcaaagactggtacatgttaagcctccttacttgggaagtaagcaatcgatctcatagattgaagtatacgAGATACATGAGGATAGCatgtaggtgcttgttaaaaaataagttcATCGAACATGACCTGCTATGAGAACTTCATTTgttattt
Protein-coding sequences here:
- the LOC18612813 gene encoding uncharacterized protein LOC18612813 isoform X2, with product MQILQWLFKVAHEQGEQNTTSPSNKKTAEDQEGKPREIILSKHRRSKSKKFKPFIFLCNRDAAKACFYSTIYLRRTGSSHRRQHCAQPMKMKKEDIARGLVVGHKSDLATHAGNKVLPLIDAALSSSTDKNDQCSTSGKKDKHKGDKTKAMSRMKELLRWAAAAKSERGKSIGRKVLHFRNRGALKSVPDDDQLSNDSPKISFRWDVESCSTTSSAFSGISATSSLKKDQTCNMVSLNSTPIHAVGLNRCSGRRGNWITTDSEFVVLEL
- the LOC18612813 gene encoding uncharacterized protein LOC18612813 isoform X1; this translates as MQQILQWLFKVAHEQGEQNTTSPSNKKTAEDQEGKPREIILSKHRRSKSKKFKPFIFLCNRDAAKACFYSTIYLRRTGSSHRRQHCAQPMKMKKEDIARGLVVGHKSDLATHAGNKVLPLIDAALSSSTDKNDQCSTSGKKDKHKGDKTKAMSRMKELLRWAAAAKSERGKSIGRKVLHFRNRGALKSVPDDDQLSNDSPKISFRWDVESCSTTSSAFSGISATSSLKKDQTCNMVSLNSTPIHAVGLNRCSGRRGNWITTDSEFVVLEL